The following are from one region of the Natronosporangium hydrolyticum genome:
- a CDS encoding Cas10/Cmr2 second palm domain-containing protein, producing the protein MIIPPARFPTVTKDHYERTSVSVLGAAAPAEADDRDLVIVALSGVQSFIAESRTTADLYAASEIVGRLASTAAAVCAAPAGAEVVFPVGNAVASETYGTVDLVKAVPNRVVALVQAGAGAQVAAEAAEQVREEWAGWVRESFGRDISTPGMPSVQWVAVPAGHGDYAAKWRLAQEVLTARKRVRDFPGDGQSEWFGRRLCAQSPRWPAEETRPVGTPPHETDVLSAANWVKRRWARKSPGEYVGFPSTGSIASAPYRKMILGRLGEADVYRAVTDLRRVLAQIAPVRESAVPGLDDFCNGDDEPLARWLVESAGHWVHPDVWDGRRLRRGFARDQHDERDFGRIAAAGRGAASTLAQALGGIPPPAYLAVVAQDLDGMGQFLTENATGPAKHRRISEQLSNLAADQRNKMSAPGLFGVPVYTGGDDLLAFAPAATALQVARACHDLVPHDDLPTPSTAILYFHRGASLQRAVSEVGRLLHDAKASHPAKHALAVGFLRRSGARESTIQPWVPAPELAPVYSTGDTAADLLRVFADETGRRISPRLLSDLTRDAEEFADQHLPEELYEAELARLVVRHGGTLADGKNLASLGYLERAGRPTSGDGRRTPERAARVAVFLRQECGQMSDQSAGAKR; encoded by the coding sequence GTGATCATCCCTCCCGCACGCTTCCCCACGGTCACGAAGGATCATTACGAGAGGACGAGTGTGTCTGTTTTGGGTGCTGCGGCACCAGCCGAGGCCGATGATCGAGATCTGGTGATCGTTGCGCTATCCGGGGTCCAGTCATTCATCGCTGAGTCACGTACTACCGCCGATCTCTACGCGGCAAGCGAGATTGTCGGTCGCCTGGCATCTACTGCCGCTGCGGTATGCGCGGCACCAGCGGGCGCCGAGGTTGTCTTCCCGGTAGGCAACGCCGTTGCATCCGAAACATACGGGACCGTTGACCTGGTCAAAGCCGTACCAAATCGGGTGGTGGCGCTGGTCCAAGCGGGCGCCGGCGCACAGGTCGCGGCCGAGGCGGCGGAGCAGGTGCGCGAGGAGTGGGCCGGCTGGGTCCGGGAAAGCTTCGGCCGGGACATCTCCACCCCCGGCATGCCGAGTGTGCAGTGGGTCGCTGTGCCGGCCGGCCACGGTGACTATGCCGCGAAGTGGAGGTTGGCCCAGGAGGTGCTTACCGCGCGCAAGCGGGTGCGCGACTTCCCTGGTGACGGGCAGTCCGAGTGGTTCGGCCGACGGCTCTGCGCCCAGAGCCCTCGTTGGCCAGCGGAGGAGACTCGGCCGGTTGGCACCCCGCCCCACGAGACCGATGTGCTTAGCGCCGCGAACTGGGTCAAACGCCGATGGGCACGAAAGTCACCAGGGGAATACGTCGGTTTCCCGTCCACCGGCTCCATCGCCTCCGCCCCGTATCGAAAGATGATCTTAGGTCGGCTCGGTGAGGCCGATGTCTATCGAGCCGTCACGGACCTTCGGCGGGTTCTGGCGCAGATCGCTCCGGTTCGGGAATCGGCGGTGCCGGGGTTGGACGACTTCTGTAACGGCGACGACGAGCCGTTGGCCCGCTGGCTGGTGGAGTCGGCAGGACACTGGGTCCACCCGGACGTCTGGGATGGCCGTCGGCTGCGTCGAGGGTTTGCGCGTGATCAGCATGACGAGCGGGACTTCGGCCGGATTGCTGCTGCTGGTCGCGGCGCAGCCAGCACGCTTGCTCAAGCCCTGGGTGGCATCCCGCCGCCGGCCTACCTGGCGGTTGTTGCTCAGGACCTCGACGGCATGGGCCAGTTCCTCACTGAGAATGCGACCGGACCGGCGAAGCACCGCCGAATCTCCGAGCAGCTGTCCAATCTGGCTGCTGACCAGCGCAACAAGATGAGCGCTCCGGGACTGTTCGGAGTGCCGGTCTATACCGGCGGTGACGATCTGCTGGCCTTCGCGCCAGCGGCCACCGCGCTTCAAGTGGCCCGCGCCTGCCATGATCTGGTGCCACACGATGATCTGCCAACCCCCAGCACGGCAATCCTTTACTTCCACCGAGGAGCATCGCTGCAACGCGCCGTGTCGGAGGTGGGTCGGCTGTTGCACGACGCGAAGGCGAGCCACCCAGCCAAGCATGCTCTCGCTGTCGGGTTCCTGCGACGTAGCGGTGCGCGGGAGAGCACCATTCAGCCGTGGGTGCCAGCGCCAGAGCTGGCTCCGGTCTATTCGACTGGCGATACGGCGGCGGATTTGCTCAGGGTGTTCGCGGACGAGACGGGGCGGCGGATCTCCCCGCGGCTGCTTAGTGATCTGACCCGAGACGCCGAGGAATTCGCCGATCAGCACCTGCCGGAGGAGCTCTATGAGGCGGAGCTGGCTCGGTTGGTGGTCCGGCACGGCGGCACCCTTGCGGATGGCAAGAACCTGGCCAGCCTCGGATACCTGGAGCGGGCCGGTCGACCGACCAGTGGGGATGGCCGGCGTACCCCGGAGCGGGCCGCACGGGTCGCGGTCTTTCTTCGTCAGGAGTGTGGACAGATGTCAGACCAATCGGCCGGAGCGAAGCGGTGA
- the cmr5 gene encoding type III-B CRISPR module-associated protein Cmr5 has protein sequence MSGGQVRRVDQRMAAAAANMLQEKVSPELRTRYRQLPVQVRISGLAATYAYLLGKSKENELGEAYKRVADGIRDHLITCSGLIDAADAATNEKLLRALADVDTSVYARASAEVQALAGWLSRLAEARYLAASGEANSEGRS, from the coding sequence GTGAGCGGCGGTCAGGTACGTCGGGTCGACCAACGGATGGCAGCCGCCGCGGCGAATATGCTGCAAGAGAAGGTCAGCCCCGAGCTACGTACCCGTTACCGGCAGCTTCCCGTGCAGGTGCGGATATCCGGGCTAGCCGCCACCTATGCCTACCTGCTCGGCAAGAGCAAAGAGAACGAGCTTGGCGAGGCTTACAAGCGAGTGGCCGACGGAATTCGCGATCACCTGATCACCTGCAGCGGGCTGATTGACGCCGCGGACGCCGCGACCAACGAGAAGCTGCTGCGCGCCCTCGCTGATGTAGACACCTCGGTTTATGCCCGGGCCTCAGCCGAGGTACAGGCACTGGCGGGTTGGCTGAGTCGGCTTGCCGAGGCGCGCTACCTCGCAGCCAGCGGCGAAGCGAACAGCGAGGGGCGATCGTGA
- the cmr4 gene encoding type III-B CRISPR module RAMP protein Cmr4, translated as MTELLLYLYAESPVHAGAADSLGVLDLPVQREATTRYPVIWGQSLKGALRQVAQDAGLEDLVVPVFGGSSEDGETELSAGRLTVGDAQLVAMPVPTLQRTFAWATSELALFRLVRKYARLGVTGLPQPPRLAPEAGAAASEAWIGSGRATRSEVLGPCLVELGIAPDPQLRRWAAQLATDVLGDAGSQASAPLAPLGGKLRDDLLAVGSDVMPMLLAECTEFVARVQLKEGKTVEHGPFHSEYLPTESILAASLTLRPMPAEGSLKTEDVIEFLLDLLHNKLIQVGGDETIGKGLVWARLLRADDVRAVAPEIADESTGVGQ; from the coding sequence GTGACAGAGTTGCTTCTCTACCTGTACGCCGAGTCGCCCGTGCACGCTGGTGCGGCCGACAGCCTCGGCGTGCTGGATTTGCCGGTGCAGCGGGAGGCCACCACCCGGTATCCGGTGATCTGGGGGCAGAGTCTCAAGGGCGCGCTCCGGCAGGTGGCGCAGGACGCCGGTCTGGAAGACCTGGTAGTGCCGGTCTTCGGGGGGTCCAGCGAAGACGGCGAGACCGAGCTAAGCGCGGGGCGGCTCACCGTCGGCGATGCGCAGCTGGTGGCGATGCCGGTCCCCACCCTGCAACGCACCTTTGCCTGGGCAACTTCCGAGCTGGCGCTGTTCCGGCTGGTCCGCAAGTATGCCCGGCTCGGCGTGACCGGGCTACCGCAGCCACCCCGGCTCGCCCCCGAGGCGGGAGCCGCTGCGTCGGAGGCCTGGATCGGTAGCGGTCGCGCCACCCGCAGCGAGGTGCTCGGGCCGTGCCTGGTCGAGTTGGGCATCGCCCCGGATCCACAGCTGAGGCGCTGGGCGGCCCAACTCGCAACCGACGTGCTCGGTGACGCTGGATCCCAGGCCTCTGCGCCATTGGCGCCATTGGGCGGTAAGCTCCGCGACGACCTGCTCGCGGTCGGGTCGGACGTGATGCCGATGCTGCTCGCCGAGTGCACCGAGTTTGTGGCCCGGGTGCAGCTCAAGGAGGGGAAGACCGTAGAGCACGGCCCCTTCCACAGCGAGTACCTGCCCACCGAATCGATCCTCGCCGCTTCGCTCACGCTGCGTCCGATGCCAGCCGAAGGCAGTTTGAAGACGGAGGACGTGATCGAATTCCTCCTCGACCTACTGCACAACAAACTGATCCAAGTCGGGGGCGACGAGACGATCGGCAAGGGTCTGGTCTGGGCTCGGCTGCTGCGCGCGGACGATGTGCGGGCAGTGGCGCCGGAGATCGCCGACGAGTCGACGGGAGTAGGCCAGTGA
- the cmr6 gene encoding type III-B CRISPR module RAMP protein Cmr6 yields the protein MTGQGVGAKEEPKDKWPGRASAGPIGKMLRTRDLQITRGRGGGELRDGANPLVILHRSAFVDGAGVFDTTTEAAVLRWAADHRLGQEPALLQMVTERRTRAIAALVRQGKGRLEWRRLNATPQWRMAVGIGNRLNPFEIGLSLHGTYGWPIIPGSTLKGLTCAWARECGIDRDDPPRFGRIFGLPRIKIRADSDVGAPTAADAPAVPPDRADGDETATSGDVVFFDALPVSGPVSVARDVVTPHQQPYYNAPQSHAPGEHHQPIPSPFLVVDGGTFAIDLVGPAEDVSAAAEWCATAVDELGVGAKTSAGYGYLAAREVQP from the coding sequence GTGACCGGTCAAGGCGTCGGGGCGAAAGAGGAGCCGAAGGATAAGTGGCCCGGTCGGGCCTCGGCCGGGCCGATCGGCAAGATGTTGCGAACCCGGGACCTGCAGATCACCCGTGGCCGCGGCGGCGGGGAGTTGAGGGATGGCGCGAATCCGCTCGTTATCCTGCACCGGTCAGCCTTTGTGGACGGAGCAGGCGTCTTCGATACCACGACGGAGGCGGCGGTGCTGCGCTGGGCAGCCGACCACCGACTCGGCCAGGAACCAGCGTTGCTGCAAATGGTCACCGAAAGACGGACCCGAGCGATAGCGGCGCTCGTACGTCAGGGCAAGGGGCGGCTGGAGTGGCGGCGGCTTAACGCCACCCCGCAGTGGCGGATGGCGGTCGGCATCGGGAACCGCCTCAACCCATTCGAGATCGGACTCTCCCTGCACGGCACGTACGGCTGGCCGATCATCCCAGGATCGACCCTCAAGGGCCTGACCTGCGCCTGGGCCCGCGAGTGCGGTATCGATCGTGACGATCCACCGCGATTCGGCAGGATATTCGGGCTGCCGCGAATCAAGATTCGGGCGGACTCCGATGTGGGTGCGCCGACGGCCGCCGATGCACCTGCAGTGCCTCCTGATCGCGCGGATGGAGACGAGACCGCCACCAGCGGAGACGTGGTCTTCTTCGACGCGCTCCCCGTATCGGGGCCAGTCAGCGTCGCTCGCGACGTGGTGACCCCACACCAGCAGCCTTACTACAACGCCCCGCAGAGCCATGCCCCAGGCGAGCACCACCAGCCCATCCCCAGCCCTTTCCTGGTGGTGGACGGTGGCACCTTCGCTATCGACCTTGTTGGCCCAGCGGAAGACGTGTCCGCCGCAGCCGAATGGTGCGCAACCGCGGTGGACGAACTAGGTGTCGGGGCCAAGACGTCGGCCGGCTACGGATACCTCGCCGCACGGGAGGTGCAGCCGTGA
- a CDS encoding type III-B CRISPR module-associated protein Cmr3 — protein sequence MTGGRRWLALTPRDTLLVRDGRQFDAGEDAANQPVQPSPSTVGGAIFSAFGGVKGAEPDEIRGPVLARRHRGGWWTSYFPAPADLVRSDNDHSRVMRLRPTGSSAVTDLGGECALPLVGEGDPLGGWLTGDTLGAYLRGELVTPEQPHRSMTDLEIAFVRDDPDTDPGPLVQELRVGLSRTPTRVVQEGMLYQATYLRPVEGVALLAECVLPTTWQREAVGPVALGGRGRLADVAEVDGVSWPHPPTDYPGGRVLVYVATPAIWPGGWQIRVPGARLVAAAVGPPEPIATASPRSKGGVRATRALRWAVPAGSVYLLQFDSADAAMAWAVGDSGRLGVHGTAYGRPADDRLRTAGFGVILTGVWS from the coding sequence GTGACCGGCGGGCGGCGATGGTTGGCGCTGACCCCGCGCGACACCTTACTGGTGCGCGACGGCAGGCAGTTTGATGCTGGCGAGGACGCGGCCAACCAGCCAGTCCAACCTAGCCCGAGCACCGTCGGCGGGGCGATCTTCAGCGCGTTCGGTGGTGTCAAGGGCGCTGAACCTGATGAGATCCGAGGCCCGGTACTTGCCCGACGGCACCGCGGCGGATGGTGGACATCGTACTTCCCAGCCCCGGCCGATCTCGTCCGCTCCGATAATGACCATTCCCGGGTAATGCGGCTGCGCCCAACTGGGTCGTCGGCCGTCACCGATCTCGGTGGTGAGTGTGCGCTTCCGTTGGTCGGCGAGGGCGACCCGTTGGGAGGGTGGCTAACCGGCGACACCCTCGGCGCCTACCTGCGCGGTGAACTTGTCACCCCAGAGCAACCGCACCGGTCCATGACCGACCTTGAAATTGCGTTCGTTCGTGACGACCCAGACACCGACCCGGGACCGTTGGTACAAGAGCTACGAGTTGGACTCAGCCGTACCCCGACCCGGGTCGTGCAGGAAGGCATGCTCTACCAGGCAACCTATCTGCGACCGGTCGAGGGAGTAGCGCTACTCGCCGAATGCGTCCTCCCGACGACCTGGCAGCGCGAGGCGGTCGGACCAGTGGCGCTCGGAGGGCGGGGGCGGCTCGCGGACGTTGCTGAAGTAGACGGGGTCAGCTGGCCGCACCCGCCGACGGATTATCCCGGCGGCCGGGTCTTAGTGTATGTCGCCACCCCAGCGATCTGGCCGGGCGGCTGGCAAATCAGGGTACCCGGCGCTCGATTGGTGGCTGCAGCTGTCGGCCCACCGGAGCCGATCGCGACCGCGTCGCCACGCTCGAAGGGCGGCGTGCGAGCCACTCGGGCGCTGCGTTGGGCGGTCCCGGCCGGCTCGGTCTACCTGTTGCAGTTCGACAGCGCCGACGCCGCGATGGCCTGGGCGGTCGGCGACAGCGGGCGCTTAGGAGTCCATGGCACAGCATATGGCCGGCCCGCCGACGATCGATTGCGGACGGCAGGTTTCGGAGTGATCTTGACAGGAGTGTGGTCGTGA